A genomic region of Trifolium pratense cultivar HEN17-A07 linkage group LG3, ARS_RC_1.1, whole genome shotgun sequence contains the following coding sequences:
- the LOC123916366 gene encoding transcription termination factor MTERF6, chloroplastic/mitochondrial-like, producing MEISSGNNSSNMMWFFKDRGFDDNIIQGMFKKCKRLETAHRERADENWEYLKTIGILERKLPSIVSKCPKILVLGLNEKILPMVECLNTLATKPNEVASAIAKFPHILSYSVEEKLCPLLAFFQALGVPEKQIGKILLLNPRLISYSIEIKMREIVKFLASIGLDKDGMIGKIMVKDPFIMGYSVDKRLRPTSEFLKSIGLTEQDLQVLALNFPSILSRDANKVLVHNYDYLKNCGFQGRQIVDLVVGFPPVLIKSIRNSLEPRIKFLVDVMGREVDEIIDYPCFFRHGLKKKLVSRHKLLQKRNLNCSLSEMLDCNEKKFHLKFGLLEGHALSN from the coding sequence ATGGAAATCAGTAGCGGCAATAACAGCAGTAACATGATGTGGTTTTTCAAAGATAGAGGCTTTGATGATAACATCATACAAGGAATGTTCAAAAAATGCAAGCGTCTCGAGACGGCGCATCGCGAAAGAGCAGATGAGAATTGGGAGTATTTGAAAACCATTGGCATTCTAGAAAGGAAACTTCCTTCAATTGTTTCAAAATGTCCTAAGATTCTTGTACTTGGTCTTAATGAGAAAATTCTCCCCATGGTTGAATGTCTCAACACACTTGCAACAAAACCTAATGAAGTTGCATCTGCCATAGCCAAGTTCCCTCACATTCTCTCTTATAGTGTCGAAGAGAAGCTTTGTCCCCTTTTGGCGTTCTTTCAGGCATTAGGCGTCCCCGAAAAACAAATCGGGAAAATTTTACTGTTAAACCCTAGGCTTATTAGTTACAGCATTGAGATAAAGATGAGGGAAATTGTGAAATTCCTTGCCAGCATTGGTCTTGATAAAGACGGAATGATTGGTAAAATTATGGTCAAGGACCCGTTTATTATGGGTTATAGTGTTGATAAAAGGCTTCGCCCTACTTCCGAGTTTCTGAAGTCAATTGGTTTGACTGAGCAGGATCTTCAAGTGCTGGCCTTGAACTTCCCGTCGATTTTGAGTAGAGACGCAAACAAGGTCTTGGTACACAATTACGATTATTTAAAGAACTGTGGGTTTCAAGGGCGACAGATAGTTGATTTGGTAGTTGGTTTTCCTCCTGTTTTGATCAAGAGTATCCGAAATTCTTTAGAACCAAGGATCAAGTTCTTAGTAGATGTAATGGGGAGAGAAGTCGATGAAATCATTGATTATCCATGCTTCTTTCGTCATGGCCTGAAGAAAAAATTAGTGTCGCGGCACAAACTCCTACAGAAGAGGAATTTGAATTGCAGCTTGAGTGAAATGCTGGACTGTAATGAGAAGAAGTTTCACTTGAAGTTTGGCTTGTTAGAAGGACATGCCTTGAGTAACTAG